In the Cydia splendana chromosome 2, ilCydSple1.2, whole genome shotgun sequence genome, one interval contains:
- the LOC134800450 gene encoding uncharacterized protein LOC134800450 — MRNLYHKKQVLLLFSASPVLRPDDWFPEYPDYELNYGPYSQNDQYNGAEYQGDPIEANNSPIEEPQNSVGNLIKPTEAQQSAIQTNTQAVTNTSDNAVPGTSSNAIAGTSSSAIAGASAIAIPGTSTSTVEHADDNKVADIIDLDDDVLQILGDDPSSATIYGKEVRAEIATRFTHVAIEGITKEIRKDLLSKYLIPANCVKIGAPKLNPEIKAAISENFAKRDKGIESKQKEMACAISCLSEIITSQLNSKEKNNDLLQKLIDLGRILCDLQYADSVTRRNFILFSLKKDLKDHLVNTKIDTCLFGENLTETLKSAKAMIKSGGEIKAPVPKQPVAQYRRVKSSVSQPLNRRGPAPRRPPPGPPPSVPTPRGRAPAPRALPPQLPPAPPARYYRPSYAHQPPPRHYY; from the exons ATGAGGAATTTATACCACAAGAAACAG GTATTGCTTTTGTTCTCAGCATCACCGGTTTTACGACCAGATGATTGGTTTCCGGAATACCCGGATTATGAACTGAACTACGGTCCATACAGTCAGAATGACCAATATAATGGCGCTGAGTATCAGGGAGACCCTATTGAGGCCAATAATAGTCCTATAGAGGAACCTCAGAATTCTGTTGGAAATTTGATAAAGCCTACTGAGGCTCAGCAAAGCGCTATACAGACCAACACACAGGCCGTGACAAATACAAGCGACAACGCCGTACCCGGCACGAGCTCCAACGCCATAGCCGGCACCAGCTCCAGCGCCATAGCCGGCGCAAGCGCCATAGCCATACCAGGCACAAGCACGTCCACTGTTGAGCATGCCGATGATAATAAGGTCGCTGACATAATCGATTTGGACGATGATGTATTACAAATTCTGGGAGATGACCCCTCGTCGGCCACAATATATGGCAAAGAGGTACGTGCAGAAATAGCTACCCGTTTTACACATGTAGCCATAGAAGGTATAACTAAAGAAATCCGTAAAGACCTCCTTAGTAAATACCTAATACCTGCTAATTGCGTGAAAATAGGCGCGCCAAAGTTAAACCCTGAGATCAAAGCTGCCATCTCAGAAAATTTTGCTAAACGAGACAAAGGCATCGAGTCCAAGCAAAAGGAAATGGCTTGCGCAATATCTTGCCTTAGCGAAATAATTACATCGCAATTAAATTCGAAAGAGAAAAATAACGACCTGTTACAAAAACTTATAGACCTCGGTCGTATTTTGTGCGATTTACAATACGCAGACAGCGTAACCAGACGCAATTTTATACTTTTCTCATTGAAAAAAGATCTCAAAGACCATCTGGTGAATACCAAGATAGACACTTGCCTATTTGGCGAAAACTTGACGGAAACGCTTAAATCAGCGAAAGCCATGATTAAATCCGGCGGAGAGATAAAAGCTCCTGTTCCTAAGCAACCCGTAGCGCAATACAGGAGGGTGAAATCCAGTGTGTCGCAGCCTTTAAACCGCCGAGGCCCAGCGCCGCGCAGGCCGCCGCCGGGCCCGCCGCCGTCGGTTCCGACTCCGAGGGGTCGCGCGCCTGCTCCCCGCGCGCTACCGCCCCAGCTCCCCCCGGCGCCGCCCGCGCGCTACTACAGGCCGTCGTACGCGCACCAGCCCCCGCCGCGTCACTACTACTAG